In Macrobrachium rosenbergii isolate ZJJX-2024 chromosome 47, ASM4041242v1, whole genome shotgun sequence, the following are encoded in one genomic region:
- the LOC136830836 gene encoding uncharacterized protein — protein sequence MVNAASNALHLPPIMGDYDLGYIYGNVKTHKQGNTLRPITSQIPAPTYHHSLKSSAEFLEALRAAPNGGCIASMDVEFLFTNVPVDETIQMILDRVYRDPTTPSLNIPEHTLRALLEICTKRAFSPTIMAICTPRSTGWRWVLPSESFSPISMWALWSKGYSKIYTNQGCTCATTTTPSSAANSQEEVENLRRAFHNHSCLSFRIEQSQNRCLPFLDVLVEQREASFSTRVYTKRTNLGMFMNGASKCPGGISIPPSAPTSGGPSHTPPPGTTHMEK from the exons ATGGTCAACGCCGCCTCTAATGCCCTTCACCTACCACCAATCATGGGGGACTATGACCTGGGGTACATCTACGGGAATGTCAAGACTCATAAGCAAGGTAACACCCTACGCCCCATCACCAGTCAGATTCCTGCCCCGACATACCA CCACAGTCTGAAGTcgtcagcagagttcctggaggCCTTAAGAGCGGCACCCAACGGAGGCTGTATTGCTTCAATGGATGTGGAGTTCCTCTTTACCAACGTCCCCGTCGATGAGACCATCCAAATGATCTTGGACCGtgtgtatagggaccccaccaccccatccctgaacatccctgagcatACCCTTCGCGCCCTCCTGGAAATCTGCACAAAAAGGGCCTTTTCTCCAACCATCatggccatatgtacacccagatcgacagggtggcgatgggttctcccctcAGAGTCCTTTTCGCCAATTTCTATgtgggcactgtggagcaaagggtattcAAAGATATACACCAACCAAGGATGTACGTGTGCTACAACGACGACACCTTCATCAGCAGCCAATTCACAAGAGGAGGTCGAAAACCTGAGGCGtgcattccacaaccatagctgcctcagtttcaggatcgagcagagccaaaaccgctgcctccccttccttgacgtccttgtggaacagagagaggcctctttctctacgagggtctacacgaaacgcacgaacctgggcatgtttATGAACGGGGCGAGCAAGTGCCCAGGAGGTATAAGCATTCCACCATCAGcacctacgtcaggagggccctctcacactcctcctcctggaacgacacacatggagaaatag